In bacterium, the sequence AGCGGCTCTCATTTTAATTTTTGCTCCGCTTTCAGGAGCCCATTTTAACCCGGTGGTGACGCTATCAGCCGTTTTAAACAGGCAATTATCAGCATCACGTGCGTTTGCTTATGTTGCAGCACAAATAGCAGGAGCTTTTATAGGTGTGTGGTCCTCACATTTTATGTTTGAGCAACCCATTATCATGGTGTCACAACATATTCGGACCGGAAGCGCGCAATGGGTAAGTGAAGGTATTGCTACTTTCGGCTTGTTAGCGGTGATTCATGGGTGCAAGCGGTATAGCACTCCTGTTATTGCATCCGCCGTGGGTGCTTATATTACTGCCGCGTATTGGTTTACCTCGTCCACCTCCTTTGCAAACCCTGCTGTTACTTTAGCGCGCTCGTTTACGGATACTTTTTCAGGGATTCGCCCTGTGGATGTGCCTCAGTTTGTTATTTCTCAAATAGTAGCGGCAATTTTAGCAACAATGCTGTTTAGATGGTTAGGCAAGGAGGATGAATGTCCGCAAAAGTAATTCTGTTTGCTTGTGTGCATAATGCCGGACGCTCGCAAATGGCTGCGGCATTTTTTAATCAACTGGCTAATCCCTCTAAGGCCATTGGGATTTCGGCAGGAACCCAACCGGGAAGCGGTATTCATCCGGTTGTGATGGAAGTGATGAAAGAAGCAGGAGTTGATTTATCTCAGGCGAAACCCCAATTACTGACTGATGAACTGGCTCGCTCGGCTTCTCTCTTAATCACCATGGGATGCGGAGAAGCTTGCCCCGTTGTGCCGGGTTTAAAACGTGATGACTGGCCATTAAAAGATCCTAAAGGACTCTTATTAGATGAAGTAAAAACCATCCGTGATGAAATTCGCTTGAAAGTGCAGACATTAATCCAACAAGAAGACTGGAATTAATAAATCATTTAGATGTCGTGACTAAACTTTTTTCCCGCCACATCAAATAAAGCACCGGATAAATAAGAAGCTCCAAAATAAAAGACGTAAAAAGTCCTCCGATCATGGGGGCTGCAATACGTTTCATCACATCAGAGCCCGCACCGATGGACCACATGATGGGAATAAGACCCATGAAAAGAGCCATCACTGTCATCAATTTGGGACGAACGCGATGAACTGCGCCTTCAATGATGGCATCAATCAAATCACTTCTGGTTTTCATGCGGCCGCTTTTTTCGCGGTCATGATAAGCCAAGTCTAGATACATCAGCATAAACACACCCGTCTCGGCATCTAAACCCAACAGCGCAATCATACCTACCCAAGCCGCAATCGAGAGATTGTAATCTAAACCCACCATCAGCCACACGGCTCCAATTAAGGAAAACGGAACAGCCAAAAGAATAATTCCGGTTTTAACCCACGAACCCGTATTAAAGTGCAGTAAAAAAATAATGATGATTAAGGTGAGTGGAATCACCATAGTGAGGCGTTCTTTGACCCTCTGCATATTTTCATACTGCCCGCTCCACGCTAATGTGTAGCCTTCTGGCAATTTTACTTTTTCACTCACTATTTTTTTGGCCTCATCCACATAACTCCCCACATCCGTTTTGGCAGGATCGATATCTACATACACGTAACCCACAAGCGATGCATTTTCGTCGCGGATCATTGAAGCCCCTTCGGTGACGTGCACGGAAGCGATCTCACTTAAGGGGATTTTAGCTCCTATCGGCGTCGCAATGAGCACACGCTTAATCGCCTGCTGATCTTGCCTGAAGTCGGGGGCAAAGCGGACCTGGATGGGATAACGTTCGCGGTTAATTAAAGCTGTGGAAACATTCTCGCCGCCGATGGCCATCATA encodes:
- a CDS encoding aquaporin family protein, which encodes MSVKPEKSKNQVGVAKSLVAEVLGTAFLLCTVVGSGIMGEQLSGGNVAIALLANSIATGTAIAALILIFAPLSGAHFNPVVTLSAVLNRQLSASRAFAYVAAQIAGAFIGVWSSHFMFEQPIIMVSQHIRTGSAQWVSEGIATFGLLAVIHGCKRYSTPVIASAVGAYITAAYWFTSSTSFANPAVTLARSFTDTFSGIRPVDVPQFVISQIVAAILATMLFRWLGKEDECPQK
- a CDS encoding arsenate reductase ArsC, whose translation is MSAKVILFACVHNAGRSQMAAAFFNQLANPSKAIGISAGTQPGSGIHPVVMEVMKEAGVDLSQAKPQLLTDELARSASLLITMGCGEACPVVPGLKRDDWPLKDPKGLLLDEVKTIRDEIRLKVQTLIQQEDWN